A region from the Bradyrhizobium erythrophlei genome encodes:
- a CDS encoding methylated-DNA--[protein]-cysteine S-methyltransferase, whose protein sequence is MNLMTSEAALRLLPAAEPANTATDVLLFGVGDSALGKVLLARSAKGVCAILLGDDAGELEADLAGRFPEATLVANEVMVRDDLAKVVRYAEKPSEGLDLALDMRGTPLQRRIWQQICAIPVGNTMSYMHLARLINNVYPKVAARVVANACAANMIALAVPCHRVIRTDGELAGYRWGIERKRDLIEKEALA, encoded by the coding sequence ATGAACCTCATGACATCCGAAGCCGCCTTGCGGCTGCTACCCGCGGCCGAGCCCGCCAACACGGCGACCGACGTCCTCCTCTTCGGGGTCGGTGACAGCGCGTTGGGCAAGGTTCTGCTCGCCCGCAGCGCCAAGGGCGTCTGCGCGATCCTGCTCGGCGACGACGCCGGCGAGCTAGAAGCGGACCTCGCGGGTCGTTTTCCCGAAGCCACTCTCGTCGCGAACGAGGTCATGGTCCGCGACGACCTGGCGAAGGTGGTCCGCTACGCGGAAAAGCCCTCCGAGGGACTCGACCTCGCGCTCGACATGCGCGGGACGCCGCTTCAGCGCCGGATCTGGCAGCAGATCTGTGCGATCCCCGTGGGCAATACGATGAGCTACATGCACCTGGCTCGGTTGATCAACAACGTCTATCCGAAGGTCGCCGCTCGCGTGGTGGCAAACGCTTGCGCCGCCAATATGATCGCGCTCGCCGTTCCTTGCCACCGCGTCATCCGCACGGATGGCGAGCTCGCAGGCTACCGTTGGGG